In Microbacterium laevaniformans, a single window of DNA contains:
- a CDS encoding DUF1206 domain-containing protein — protein sequence MNDARRAAAATRRHPLVQALARAGFAANGLVHALIGTLVVAIAAGGRGEADQVGALRTVAAVPWGAVLVWAIAIGLWGLALWHLAAGITARGDGRWGRRASEWSQGIVFAAVGTLAASIALGAAPDADGSARAASRGILAMTGGPFVLAAVGVGIAVAGVVFVVMGVRRSFEKRMSIPRSALGTLVRSLGVAGFIAKGAALGILGVLLLVAAAHADAARAGGLDSAVDGLLTLPAGRAIAVTLGIGLVAYGVFCGFRARYARL from the coding sequence GTGAACGACGCCCGCCGCGCGGCTGCCGCGACGCGGCGCCACCCGCTGGTGCAGGCACTCGCGCGGGCCGGCTTCGCCGCCAACGGCCTCGTCCATGCGTTGATCGGCACCCTGGTCGTCGCCATCGCGGCCGGCGGTCGGGGCGAGGCCGATCAGGTCGGCGCGCTCCGGACGGTCGCCGCGGTACCGTGGGGCGCCGTTCTGGTGTGGGCGATCGCGATCGGCCTCTGGGGCCTGGCGCTGTGGCATCTGGCCGCGGGCATCACGGCTCGCGGCGACGGGCGCTGGGGGCGGCGGGCCTCGGAGTGGAGCCAGGGCATCGTCTTCGCCGCCGTCGGCACGCTCGCCGCCTCGATCGCCCTGGGCGCGGCGCCCGATGCCGATGGGAGCGCGCGGGCGGCCAGTCGCGGCATCCTCGCGATGACGGGTGGGCCATTCGTCCTGGCCGCCGTCGGAGTGGGCATCGCGGTGGCCGGTGTGGTCTTCGTCGTGATGGGCGTGCGTCGCTCGTTCGAAAAGCGCATGTCCATCCCGCGATCCGCGCTCGGCACGCTGGTCCGCTCGCTGGGGGTCGCGGGCTTCATCGCCAAGGGGGCCGCGCTCGGCATCCTCGGCGTCCTGCTGCTCGTGGCCGCCGCCCATGCGGATGCCGCACGTGCGGGCGGCCTGGACAGCGCCGTCGACGGACTGCTCACACTGCCGGCCGGGCGCGCCATCGCCGTGACCCTCG
- a CDS encoding acetate uptake transporter family protein: MDATVPARAHVVPEPRRADPGLIGLLGFVIATLTAQLAHLGVQNESAVFWVGAVFGGVVQVIAGMLSYFVGDDFHFIVYNAFGWYWICMPGFLLGGELGFFEVSGPARPLFSMMFAVLALGFTFAGATHNSALPLTLLLVAGGLALEAVAAFAGAATLGTVGAWLLIGASALAFYMLVDKFAWRTMGRHIVPLGPPWIRRGDVPAEHP, from the coding sequence ATGGATGCCACAGTCCCCGCCCGCGCACACGTGGTCCCGGAGCCGCGGCGCGCCGACCCCGGTCTGATCGGCCTGCTGGGGTTCGTGATCGCGACCCTCACCGCTCAGCTGGCGCATCTGGGTGTGCAGAACGAGAGCGCGGTGTTCTGGGTGGGCGCGGTGTTCGGGGGTGTCGTCCAGGTGATCGCGGGAATGCTCTCCTACTTCGTCGGCGACGACTTCCATTTCATCGTCTACAACGCCTTCGGGTGGTACTGGATCTGCATGCCCGGATTCCTCCTCGGCGGGGAGCTCGGATTCTTCGAGGTGTCGGGCCCGGCGCGCCCCCTGTTCTCGATGATGTTCGCGGTGCTCGCGCTCGGGTTCACCTTCGCCGGCGCCACTCACAATTCGGCACTGCCCCTGACACTGCTGCTCGTGGCGGGAGGCCTGGCACTGGAAGCGGTCGCCGCCTTTGCCGGCGCGGCGACGCTGGGCACCGTCGGAGCATGGCTGCTGATCGGCGCGTCGGCGCTGGCGTTCTACATGCTCGTGGACAAGTTCGCCTGGCGCACGATGGGCCGCCACATCGTCCCCCTCGGGCCGCCGTGGATCCGCCGGGGCGACGTGCCCGCCGAACACCCGTGA
- the nusA gene encoding transcription termination factor NusA produces the protein MDIDLGLLRTVEREKEIPFDELVGIIEQAILTAYAKHTSPDGELPEGARALLDRKTGHVAVYIPLRDEDGAIIGEEESTPEDFGRIAAYAAKQVIGQRLRDIADDAILGEFRGKEGDIVAGVIQQGPNPRMVHVDLGTVEAILPPEEQVAGEQYAHGSRLRVYVTSVSKGTKGPQITVSRTHPGLVRKLFALEVPEIASGLVEITSLAREAGHRTKVAVTAKDPAINAKGACIGELGRRVRAVTEELGGEKIDIVDYDPELAKFVANALSPAKVTSSFVLDAGTKAVRALVPDYQLSLAIGKEGQNARLAAKLTGAKIDIQPDSILES, from the coding sequence GTGGACATCGATCTGGGACTGCTACGGACGGTCGAGCGCGAGAAGGAGATCCCGTTCGACGAACTGGTCGGGATCATCGAGCAGGCGATTCTCACCGCCTACGCCAAGCACACCTCTCCAGACGGGGAGCTTCCCGAGGGCGCACGTGCGCTCCTGGACCGCAAGACCGGTCACGTCGCCGTCTACATTCCCCTGCGCGACGAGGACGGCGCGATCATCGGCGAGGAGGAGTCGACGCCCGAGGACTTCGGCCGCATCGCCGCCTACGCCGCCAAGCAGGTGATCGGCCAGCGTCTGCGTGACATCGCCGATGACGCCATCCTGGGCGAGTTCCGGGGCAAGGAGGGCGACATCGTCGCCGGTGTGATCCAGCAGGGGCCCAACCCCCGCATGGTCCACGTCGACCTCGGCACCGTCGAGGCCATCCTTCCGCCCGAGGAGCAGGTCGCCGGTGAGCAGTACGCCCATGGCTCACGTCTGCGCGTCTACGTGACGTCGGTGTCGAAGGGCACCAAGGGTCCGCAGATCACCGTCTCGCGCACCCACCCCGGCCTTGTCCGCAAGCTCTTCGCCCTCGAGGTGCCGGAGATCGCGTCGGGGCTCGTGGAGATCACCTCTCTCGCACGTGAGGCCGGCCATCGCACCAAGGTCGCGGTCACGGCCAAGGATCCGGCGATCAACGCCAAGGGCGCCTGCATCGGCGAGCTCGGACGACGCGTGCGCGCCGTCACCGAAGAGCTGGGCGGCGAGAAGATCGACATCGTCGACTACGACCCGGAGCTCGCGAAGTTCGTCGCCAACGCCCTGTCGCCCGCCAAGGTCACGTCCAGCTTCGTGCTGGACGCCGGCACCAAGGCGGTGCGCGCGCTCGTTCCCGATTATCAGCTGTCGCTCGCCATCGGCAAGGAGGGTCAGAACGCCCGCCTGGCCGCGAAGCTCACCGGCGCCAAGATCGACATCCAGCCCGACTCGATCCTCGAGTCGTGA
- a CDS encoding YlxR family protein, with protein MDPVRTCVGCRARVSRSSLLRVVDRGGVLVADEKAVLPGRGAWVHDTDACVDAAIRRRAFGRALRVSGPLDTQTFQNTHQRNG; from the coding sequence ATGGATCCTGTTCGAACGTGCGTGGGATGCCGCGCGCGCGTCTCCCGGTCCAGCCTCCTGAGGGTGGTGGACAGGGGCGGTGTCCTCGTCGCCGACGAGAAAGCCGTCCTCCCCGGGCGAGGTGCGTGGGTGCATGACACGGATGCGTGTGTGGATGCCGCGATCCGGCGCCGCGCCTTCGGACGAGCACTGCGTGTGTCGGGACCACTCGACACGCAGACCTTTCAGAACACCCACCAGCGAAACGGCTGA